Proteins encoded by one window of Anguilla rostrata isolate EN2019 chromosome 9, ASM1855537v3, whole genome shotgun sequence:
- the LOC135263245 gene encoding zona pellucida-like domain-containing protein 1, which yields MLSLCLAVVAMVLQEGSAVVYNCSSTYERIPDNNDLTVDCGTSLISLEVNLCTAQWAGFDPADLSLNGQHNESQCQGTVDTSGDLPVIRYQLPVNHSQENPCRQSLQIVDETPGPGVFSSFSSIQSVIITGFIDTPRSSSGLISYTTDLYYHFSCRYPLEYLLNNTQIVASSVSVATNGNNGSFLSTLSMNVYNDTDYGHPLVVPEVGLSLRTKIYVEVKATNLTGSFHLLLDHCFATPSAFNASSTEKHDFFIGCNVDQRTTVAQNGVGTNARFLFEAFRFVEHRELNKSSLYLHCIVRLCEPSKCQELVNACSNRRRRRDVDPFGSEASDSTLISVGPIYTRDLDAVDQLSSASEGGAKQLTEDQSSDTALAVGLTLASAGTAVVGAGGWLVFKKLHWGGTLLRSFN from the exons ATGCTGTCCCTGTGTCTCGCCGTTGTGGCTATGGTCCTGCAGGAGGGGAGTGCAGTGGTGTACAATTGTTCCTCTACATATGAAAGGATTCCAG ATAATAATGACTTGACTGTGGACTGCGGGACCAGCCTGATAAGTCTAGAGGTGAACTTGTGCACAGCGCAGTGGGCGGGCTTTGATCCCGCTGACCTATCCTTGAACGGCCAGCACAATGAAAGTCAGTGCCAGGGCACGGTGGACACCAGCGGAGACCTGCCCGTCATCCGCTACCagctgcctgtcaatcacagccaaGAAAACCCCTGCCGACAGTCCCTCCAG ATTGTGGATGAGACTCCTGGTCCTGGGGTCTTCAGCTCGTTCTCCAGCATCCAGTCTGTCATCATCACAGGCTTCATCGACACACCACGCTCCTCCTCTGGGCTGATCAGCTACACCACTGACCTGTACTACCACTTCTCCTGCCGCTACCCTCTGGAGTACCTGCTCAACAACACTCAAATAGTAGC GTCCTCAGTCTCTGTGGCAACCAACGGCAACAATGGCAGCTTCCTCAGCACCCTCAGCATGAACGTGTACAAC GACACTGATTATGGCCATCCGCTGGTGGTGCCTGAGGTAGGCCTCTCCCTGCGTACAAAGATCTACGTGGAGGTCAAAGCCACAAACCTGACTGGAAG TTTTCACCTGTTGCTAGACCACTGCTTTGCCACCCCTTCGGCCTTCAACGCCTCCAGCACTGAAAAGCATGACTTCTTCATTGG GTGTAATGTGGACCAGAGGACGACGGTGGCACAGAATGGGGTCGGCACAAATGCCAGGTTCCTGTTTGAAGCGTTCCGCTTTGTGGAGCATCGTGAACTGAACAAGTCCAGCCTCTACCTGCACTGCATCGTCCGGCTCTGTGAGCCCAGCAAATGCCAGGAGCTGGTGAAC gccTGCAGCaataggaggaggaggagggacgtGGATCCATTTGGGTCCGAGGCCAGCGATTCCACCTTGATCTCGGTGGGCCCCATCTACACCAGAGACTTGG ACGCTGTTGACCAGCTCTCCTCTGCTTCAGAAG GTGGTGCTAAGCAGCTAACAGAAGACCAGTCCAGTGACACTGCGCTGGCAGTAGGGCTGACCCTGGCCTCGGCAGGCACGGCTGTGGTGGGTGCAGGAGGGTGGTTGGTGTTCAAGAAGCTCCACTGGGGGGGCACTCTCCTGCGTTCCTTCAACTGA
- the hoatz gene encoding cilia- and flagella-associated protein HOATZ isoform X2: MCPERLHEEDVSYAKVFWSSVTLQPPLESRLVSADISQRLKVAGNPQHYVSTGNEPPVLDLRSEENLQAAYLKERAEEKKRYLEMAKHRDEVIALLRRQREERIKKEMISLPYKPNHCSVHRRPPPLKHPEDIQQDIEDVRGLV, encoded by the exons ATGTGTCCCGAGCGTCTCCATG AAGAAGATGTGTCATACGCCAAGGTCTTCTGGAGTTCTGTCACTCTACAGCCACCTCTGGAGTCGCGCCTGGTTTCGGCCGACATCAGTCAGAGGTTGAAAGTAGCCGGGAACCCTCAACATT ATGTGAGTACTGGCAATGAACCCCCTGTCCTGGACCTAA GAAGTGAGGAGAACCTCCAGGCAGCGTATCTGAAGGAACGGgcagaggagaagaagagataCCTGGAGATG GCCAAACACCGAGACGAGGTCATCGCCCTTCTCcgaagacagagggaggagcgGATCAAG AAAGAGATGATATCCTTGCCGTATAAACCAAACCATTGCAGTGTCCACAGGag GCCACCTCCGCTCAAGCACCCAGAAGACATCCAGCAGGACATCGAGGACGTTCGAGGGCTGGTCTAG
- the hoatz gene encoding cilia- and flagella-associated protein HOATZ isoform X1: protein MSETQDRHGLEHADLDNYFTVFAGSSEEDVSYAKVFWSSVTLQPPLESRLVSADISQRLKVAGNPQHYVSTGNEPPVLDLRSEENLQAAYLKERAEEKKRYLEMAKHRDEVIALLRRQREERIKKEMISLPYKPNHCSVHRRPPPLKHPEDIQQDIEDVRGLV from the exons ATGTCCGAGACCCAAGATAGGCACGGTTTGGAACATGCTGATTTAGacaattattttactgtttttgctGGATCCTCAGAAGAAGATGTGTCATACGCCAAGGTCTTCTGGAGTTCTGTCACTCTACAGCCACCTCTGGAGTCGCGCCTGGTTTCGGCCGACATCAGTCAGAGGTTGAAAGTAGCCGGGAACCCTCAACATT ATGTGAGTACTGGCAATGAACCCCCTGTCCTGGACCTAA GAAGTGAGGAGAACCTCCAGGCAGCGTATCTGAAGGAACGGgcagaggagaagaagagataCCTGGAGATG GCCAAACACCGAGACGAGGTCATCGCCCTTCTCcgaagacagagggaggagcgGATCAAG AAAGAGATGATATCCTTGCCGTATAAACCAAACCATTGCAGTGTCCACAGGag GCCACCTCCGCTCAAGCACCCAGAAGACATCCAGCAGGACATCGAGGACGTTCGAGGGCTGGTCTAG
- the hoatz gene encoding cilia- and flagella-associated protein HOATZ isoform X3: MSETQDRHGLEHADLDNYFTVFAGSSEEDVSYAKVFWSSVTLQPPLESRLVSADISQRLKVAGNPQHYVSTGNEPPVLDLRSEENLQAAYLKERAEEKKRYLEMEFNGQETCFCAPLRSSLVSFTLETAI, encoded by the exons ATGTCCGAGACCCAAGATAGGCACGGTTTGGAACATGCTGATTTAGacaattattttactgtttttgctGGATCCTCAGAAGAAGATGTGTCATACGCCAAGGTCTTCTGGAGTTCTGTCACTCTACAGCCACCTCTGGAGTCGCGCCTGGTTTCGGCCGACATCAGTCAGAGGTTGAAAGTAGCCGGGAACCCTCAACATT ATGTGAGTACTGGCAATGAACCCCCTGTCCTGGACCTAA GAAGTGAGGAGAACCTCCAGGCAGCGTATCTGAAGGAACGGgcagaggagaagaagagataCCTGGAGATG GAATTTAATGGGCAGGAGACGTGCTTTTGTGCTCCCCTTCGCTCCAGCCTGGTTTCCTTTACTCTGGAAACAGCAATTTAA